CCAACTTCACACGCACATTCGGGATCGTGCGCAGCAAATCCATTGATTTGTATCCGATATTTTGTGCGCGAAGATGGCACGGAATCTGATACCCAATCGTTTTGAACGGAGTGTTTACAAAATCGATGTTAAGCTCTCCCTTACCTTTCAGCTCCATCAGGAATTCACAAAGGTCTCTGGTCATTTTGCTCATGCTCTCCGCAGCGGGGTCCTGGGTAAAGTACGCAAACTCATTTTTCAATACGTACGTACAGGTGGGTCCGATGGAAAGGATCGGGATTTTTTCCGTAACGAATTTAGAAAACGTCCTGACATTCGATTTCATATTGGCAGCGGCTTTTTCTACTTCCCCGCCATCCAGGAAAGGCATACCACAACAAACTTGCTCCGGCACAAGAACCTCGAAACCATTTTTCTCCAGTACTTCAACTGCGGCAATTCCCTGGCTGACGCTGTAATAGTTCACAAAGCAAGAATGAAAAAAGGCGACTTTTTTATCGCTCTTCAACGGATTGGGTCGCTTGTGAAACCATTCCTGGAACGTCTCTTCAGCAAAATCAGGAAGCTTCCGGTCTTCATGAATTCCAGCTGTCCAGCTCAGGATCTTCCGGAATAAACTTTGACGGTTGGCAAGATTGGCAACAGGAGCAAAATGGCACCCGAGTTTTCCAGTGCGATCCGGATCCCCGAGATAACGGTCTTGAAAGGATGTCCCCTGTTCTTTGACGCGAACCGCTTTTTCCCGGAGCAATAGACGTGGGAAATCGAGATCCCAGTGGTGCGGCGGGGTGTAAGGACATTTCACGTAACAGATCTTGCATTGATAACAAAGATCTGTAACTTCAGCGATCTCTTTTTCGCTGAGACTCCGCACTTCCGCATCATGCTCATCCACATGCTTGAACAGCGCCGGAAATGAAGGGCACAGGTTGAAACACATGCGGCAATGGTGACAAACGTCAAAAACGCGATCAATTTCCTGGCGTAAGTCCTGTTTGTTCCAGAAAAGCGGGTCACCCGGATTGCGAATCATGATTTTTTAAAACGCCAAGACGTCAAGAGCGCCAAGAGAAAAAATTCTTATTGTCTTGGCGTCCTTGGCGCCTTGGCGGTCGAATCTTATAATTCCTGGATGCTGCCAAGACCTTGCGAAAATCGTCCAGCGTGCGATTTTTCGGCGCGGGCAAGTGTCTCAAACCAGTCGGCGATTTCGTCAAAACCGTCTTCACGAGCCGTTCGCGCGAAGCCGGGATACATCTCCGTATATTCGTACGTTTCACCTTCTACCGCCGATTGAAGATTCTGCCGCGTGTTCCCTATTTGGACTCCGGTTACCGGATCGCCCACCTCCTTCAAATAATCAAGATGGCCAAAGGCATGTCCGGTCTCCGCCTCAGATGTATCTCTGAATAATCCACCGATGTCAGGATAGCCCTCAATATCTGCGCGACGCGCGAAATATAAATAGCGGCGATTGGCCTGAGATTCCGCCGCAAAAGCGTGTTTCAAATTCTCATGGGTTCGTGTTCCTTTTAATGCCATAAAACCCTCCTTACATTTTGGGATGATTAGTTCTGATTTCCACGACATGTGGGACAGACCCCGAGAAACTCAACCCGATATTCCAGAATCTTGTAACGGCGCATCTGTGATTTGTGCGCGAAATGAATGTCGCTCTGAGGGACATCCTCCAGACGGTTGCATTGCACGCACCGCAGATGAGAGTGCCGCGAAAGATTTGCATCGTAACGCGCCGCGCCTCTGGCAGTCGTGATCTCCAAAAGCAGTCCTTCCGCGGTGAGCTGTTTTAGATTGCGATAAACCGTTCCCAGACTGATGCGCGGCATCTGAACACGCGCCTGATCATACACCCAATCCGCCGTCGGATGGCCCATCGTAGAAGCCACGATGTCATAGATGAGTTTCTTTTGCCTGCTCATAATTAAGTGCCAAAGCAAAACTAATAATAATAACGATTACTATTCTAATAGTATACGCAAAGCATAGCAAGTTTCTGGTAAGTCCCAAAGTTGTGTTGCTATATTTCTCCCCCTTATAAAGGGGGAGATCAAAGAGGGGGTTGTCTTATTGGAATCTTTCCCAACCTCCCCTTAGTCCCCTCCTTCAGGGGAAATCCCTGGATAGCCTACTGCTTGCATCGACTCCACTAATATGTAATACTTATTACATTAATATGAAATGGTTGTTTCTGGTTCACCAGATCCACACACCCAATTCGAGGGAGCGCGTGAAGGTATGGAGAGCAATCAAGAAGATCGGTGCGGTGCTTTACCGGAATTCCGTATATGTCCTGCCGTACGGCAAGGAACGTCTCGAAGACTTCCAGTGGGTCTGCCAGCAAATTAATGACTCCCAGGGAGAAGCTTCCATCTTTACCTCAAACGCCGAATCGGAAAAGGAGGACTTTGTGATCGAAACTCTCTTTCACAAAGCGAGAGGTGAGGATTATGCGGCTCTTATCGCATCCGGAGCGCGATTACTCAGCCGGATCAATTCGAGCAAGAAGCGGAAGGGGTGGACCGATTCAAAACGATTCGCTTTTCAGAAAGAAGCATTGCAACTGCGGGAACAATTTGAAGAGACTCGCAAAATCGATTTTTTTTCAAACCCCGTATCCAGAAAAGCGCACCAAATTTTGAACGACATTTCTGCGCGACTCATATCTTCGGAGGAAAAAATGACGACTGCATCCGCAAAAAACTATTCACGAAAAGAATTTCAAGGAAAAACCTGGACGACCCGCGAAAACATACACATCGACCGCCTCTGCACAGCCTGGCTGATTCAACGCTTCATCGATCCTTCTGCAAAATTCGTTTTTGGACCGGAGAACTCGTTGCCTGCTGATGCCATTCCTTTTGATGTTTTCGGGGCCGAATTCGGTCATCATGGAGAGGATTGCACTTTCGAGACCATGGTAAAAGCATTTGGTATACGCGACGCCGCGATCGCAGAAATCTCAGAGATCATTCACGACGTCGATCTGAAGGATCATAAGTTCGGAAGGAGTGAAGCGAACGGAATCAATCTGGTAATCCGTTCTCTTTCCGACTCCATGAAAGATGATCACCGTGTGCTGGAAATAGGGTCATCCATTCTGGACGGCCTCTATCAGTCCTTTTCCAAACAGAGCCGGAAGGCAAAGTCTTAAATGGAGGAACTACAAACCCGAAAAGCAACATTTTCTGAAGCTTTTCGATTCTGGGTAAAGCTCGGATTCATCAGTTTTGGCGGACCCACCGGCCAGATCGCTATCATGCACACTGAACTCGTGGAAAAGAAACGATGGATCAATGAACCGCGTTTTCTCCATGCCTTGAACTATTGCATGTTTCTTCCTGGTCCCGAAGCGCAACAACTGGCCATCTATATCGGCTGGTTGCTTCACCGGACAACCGGTGGAATCGTAGCAGGCGCATTTTTTGTTTTGCCTTCCATTTTCCTGATGTGGATGCTCAGTTACATCTACGTGGAATACGGAAATGTCACTTTCATCTCATCCATTTTCTATGGTCTGAAAGGAGCTGTGACCGCAATCATCGCCGTTGCAGTGCTGCGAATTGGAAAAAGAGTTTTGAAGAACGAAGCCATGTGGTTGATCGCGGCGGGAGCCTTTGTCGCCATCTTTTTTTTTGAAGTGCCTTTCCCGTTGATCGTGTTGTCGGCTGCAGTCATGGGTTTGGTAGGAGGGAAGATACTGCCACAAAAGTTTCTGGTTGTGGTGCCTCCGAGCTCCGCGGGCGGGTCGCTTGAGCCACTTCCAACCGAAGAACACACAAAACCATCCTGGCGTCGCGCATTCAAGGTGCTCATCGTATGCTTAGCGCTCTGGTGGCTTCCCATTTTACTGATCGGACTTCGCGTGGGATGGAATCACACGCTCTTCCGCGAAGGTGTTTTTTTCTCAAAGGCTGCGATGGTCACTTTTGGGGGCGCTTATGCCGTGCTTCCCTATGTTGCTCAACAGGCTGAGAATGATCACTGGCTTGAACCAGGACAAATGATGGATGGTCTGGGTCTGGCCGAGACCACGCCGGGTCCCTTGATCATGGTGGTGCAATTTGTCGGCTTTCTTGCGGCTTGGAATCAGCCGCAGGGATTGCCGACTTTAACCGCTGCCACTCTGGGAGCATTGATCAGCACTTGGGCCACTTTCCTGCCTTGCTTCTTGTGGATTTTCCTGGGCGCGCCTCACATTGAACAGATGCGGGGAAATACAAAGCTGACCTCTTCCCTTTCCGCGGTCACAGCCGCTATCGTTGGTGTTGTGCTGAACCTCGCTGTCTCGTTCGCAAGCCATTCGATGTTTCCCGTTGGATGGA
This genomic stretch from bacterium harbors:
- a CDS encoding 4Fe-4S dicluster domain-containing protein — its product is MIRNPGDPLFWNKQDLRQEIDRVFDVCHHCRMCFNLCPSFPALFKHVDEHDAEVRSLSEKEIAEVTDLCYQCKICYVKCPYTPPHHWDLDFPRLLLREKAVRVKEQGTSFQDRYLGDPDRTGKLGCHFAPVANLANRQSLFRKILSWTAGIHEDRKLPDFAEETFQEWFHKRPNPLKSDKKVAFFHSCFVNYYSVSQGIAAVEVLEKNGFEVLVPEQVCCGMPFLDGGEVEKAAANMKSNVRTFSKFVTEKIPILSIGPTCTYVLKNEFAYFTQDPAAESMSKMTRDLCEFLMELKGKGELNIDFVNTPFKTIGYQIPCHLRAQNIGYKSMDLLRTIPNVRVKLVEQCSAMDGTWGMKKQFYELSLKMAGKLFREIKDSAAEIVCTDCPLSGMQIEQGTMNVPLHPIEVLHRAYGLSR
- a CDS encoding rubrerythrin family protein, with translation MALKGTRTHENLKHAFAAESQANRRYLYFARRADIEGYPDIGGLFRDTSEAETGHAFGHLDYLKEVGDPVTGVQIGNTRQNLQSAVEGETYEYTEMYPGFARTAREDGFDEIADWFETLARAEKSHAGRFSQGLGSIQEL
- a CDS encoding transcriptional repressor produces the protein MSRQKKLIYDIVASTMGHPTADWVYDQARVQMPRISLGTVYRNLKQLTAEGLLLEITTARGAARYDANLSRHSHLRCVQCNRLEDVPQSDIHFAHKSQMRRYKILEYRVEFLGVCPTCRGNQN
- a CDS encoding chromate resistance protein: MKWLFLVHQIHTPNSRERVKVWRAIKKIGAVLYRNSVYVLPYGKERLEDFQWVCQQINDSQGEASIFTSNAESEKEDFVIETLFHKARGEDYAALIASGARLLSRINSSKKRKGWTDSKRFAFQKEALQLREQFEETRKIDFFSNPVSRKAHQILNDISARLISSEEKMTTASAKNYSRKEFQGKTWTTRENIHIDRLCTAWLIQRFIDPSAKFVFGPENSLPADAIPFDVFGAEFGHHGEDCTFETMVKAFGIRDAAIAEISEIIHDVDLKDHKFGRSEANGINLVIRSLSDSMKDDHRVLEIGSSILDGLYQSFSKQSRKAKS
- the chrA gene encoding chromate efflux transporter, with product MEELQTRKATFSEAFRFWVKLGFISFGGPTGQIAIMHTELVEKKRWINEPRFLHALNYCMFLPGPEAQQLAIYIGWLLHRTTGGIVAGAFFVLPSIFLMWMLSYIYVEYGNVTFISSIFYGLKGAVTAIIAVAVLRIGKRVLKNEAMWLIAAGAFVAIFFFEVPFPLIVLSAAVMGLVGGKILPQKFLVVVPPSSAGGSLEPLPTEEHTKPSWRRAFKVLIVCLALWWLPILLIGLRVGWNHTLFREGVFFSKAAMVTFGGAYAVLPYVAQQAENDHWLEPGQMMDGLGLAETTPGPLIMVVQFVGFLAAWNQPQGLPTLTAATLGALISTWATFLPCFLWIFLGAPHIEQMRGNTKLTSSLSAVTAAIVGVVLNLAVSFASHSMFPVGWNVDWFLLSLSVAGFIVMAVWKLDIIPVVLLSAMFGLWYRLIQEGI